In one window of Verrucomicrobiia bacterium DNA:
- a CDS encoding efflux RND transporter permease subunit has translation MNRIIEWFARNSVAANLLALVVMVAGLMTSLTLRKEIFPEFDSDLITVSVVYPGAAPEECEEGICVKIEEAIQGLEGIKKITSTAAEGAGAVTIELLPGTDQRKALDDIKARVDAIDTFPLEAEKPVIREVTMRKQVINVAIAGAADEATLKHLGERVRDEIAALPGISEVVLANSRPYEISIEVSETALRAHGLSFDEVAQAVRRSSLDVPGGALRTRGGEILLRTKGQGYRGRDFEQLVLRTRPDGTRLLLGEVARVVDGFAETDQAARFDGDPMVLVQVFRVGEEDAIQIADTVKAYVERAQQEMPQGIRLTVWQDDSRYLRSRLELLLRNARTSLILVVVTLALFIRLRLALWITFGIFFSFMGALWVLPGLGVTINLLSLFAFVLVLGIVVDDAIVVGENIYTHQSRSHEGLQSAIRGAQEVMVPVFFGVLTTVAAFAPLTTVPGNTGKIMKVIPLIVIPVLLFSLLESYLVLPTHLRNIHAKDFGEVHGLRGLWRMVQNAVDAALQWWIKRIYQPSLEWCLRWRYLTLASALMLLVVTAALVVGGRIKFVFFPSVEGENVAAFLTMPLGTPAEVTAETVRKIEAAAFKLQEELVRERGEEARRLFRHIMASVGEQPYLTAMRRGGGRIAAQITGAHLGEIQIELAPAEERTISAVEIANRWRELTGPVPDAVELTFTGTLFTPGDPINVQFSGPDMEELRQVAEQFKERLAGFTGVKDISDTYRAGKQEIKLRIKPEAEALGLTLSDLGRQVRQAFYGEEAQRIQRGRDEVKVMVRYPAQARRSLGDLEELRIRAPGGVEVPFAQVAEARPGQGFATITRVNRQRAISVTADVDVSQANANEINRELRDRVLPELLAEHPAVRFSFEGERREQGETLGGVMRGLVVALLLIYALLAIPLASYLQPFIIMAAIPFGFVGAVYGHVLMGLDLTILSMFGLVALAGVAVNDSLVMVDFINRYRAEGHSVSEGVRQAGVARFRAILLTSLTTFAGLFPLIMEKSLQAKFLIPMAVSLAFGVIFSTFVSLILVPVLTVIFHDLRRWILPGSTAPLNGVGGPSQPPQPV, from the coding sequence ATGAACCGGATCATCGAGTGGTTTGCACGAAACAGCGTGGCGGCCAACCTGCTGGCGTTGGTGGTCATGGTGGCCGGATTGATGACCTCCCTGACGCTGCGCAAGGAGATTTTCCCCGAATTTGACTCGGATCTAATTACGGTTTCTGTGGTTTATCCGGGCGCTGCGCCGGAGGAATGTGAGGAGGGGATATGCGTTAAAATTGAAGAGGCCATCCAAGGTTTGGAAGGGATCAAGAAGATCACCAGCACGGCAGCCGAAGGGGCGGGCGCGGTCACGATTGAGTTGTTGCCCGGCACGGATCAGCGCAAAGCCCTGGACGACATCAAGGCGCGTGTGGACGCAATAGACACCTTTCCCTTGGAAGCGGAGAAACCGGTCATCCGCGAGGTGACCATGCGCAAGCAGGTGATCAATGTGGCCATTGCGGGGGCCGCGGACGAGGCCACGCTCAAGCATCTGGGCGAGCGGGTGCGGGATGAAATCGCGGCGCTGCCGGGCATTTCCGAGGTGGTGCTGGCCAACAGCCGCCCCTACGAGATCAGCATCGAGGTAAGCGAAACCGCGTTGCGGGCGCATGGCCTGAGTTTTGACGAAGTGGCGCAGGCCGTGCGGCGTTCCTCATTGGATGTGCCGGGCGGGGCGTTGCGGACGCGCGGGGGGGAAATCCTTCTTCGCACCAAAGGGCAGGGCTATCGCGGGCGCGATTTTGAACAACTGGTGCTCCGCACACGCCCGGACGGCACACGCCTGCTCCTGGGGGAGGTGGCGCGGGTGGTGGACGGTTTTGCGGAGACGGATCAGGCGGCCCGTTTTGACGGGGATCCGATGGTGCTGGTGCAGGTCTTTCGCGTGGGGGAGGAGGATGCCATCCAGATTGCCGACACGGTAAAGGCTTACGTCGAGCGGGCGCAGCAGGAGATGCCGCAGGGCATACGGCTGACGGTGTGGCAGGATGATTCGCGCTATTTGCGCAGCCGTCTGGAGCTGCTCTTGCGCAACGCGCGCACCAGTTTGATTTTGGTGGTGGTGACGCTGGCGCTGTTCATCCGTCTGCGCCTGGCCTTGTGGATCACCTTTGGCATTTTCTTTTCGTTCATGGGGGCTTTGTGGGTGTTGCCCGGGCTGGGGGTGACCATCAACTTGCTGAGTCTTTTTGCCTTTGTGCTGGTGCTCGGCATTGTGGTGGATGATGCGATTGTGGTGGGCGAAAATATCTATACCCACCAGTCCCGCTCGCATGAGGGGCTGCAGAGCGCCATTCGCGGGGCGCAGGAAGTTATGGTGCCGGTTTTTTTTGGCGTGCTGACCACCGTGGCCGCCTTCGCCCCCCTGACCACCGTGCCGGGCAATACGGGCAAGATCATGAAGGTCATTCCGCTGATTGTCATTCCGGTGCTGCTTTTTTCCTTGTTGGAGTCCTACCTGGTGTTGCCTACCCACTTGAGGAACATTCACGCGAAAGATTTTGGCGAGGTGCACGGCCTGCGGGGGCTGTGGCGGATGGTACAGAATGCGGTGGACGCCGCCCTCCAATGGTGGATTAAGCGTATTTATCAACCCTCCCTGGAGTGGTGCCTGCGCTGGCGTTATTTGACGCTGGCCTCGGCCTTGATGCTGCTGGTGGTGACCGCCGCGCTGGTGGTGGGGGGGCGCATCAAGTTTGTTTTCTTCCCCAGTGTGGAGGGGGAAAACGTGGCCGCCTTTCTCACCATGCCCCTGGGCACACCGGCGGAGGTGACGGCGGAAACCGTCAGGAAAATTGAGGCCGCCGCTTTCAAGTTGCAGGAGGAACTGGTGCGCGAGCGCGGCGAGGAGGCCCGCAGGCTTTTCCGGCACATCATGGCCTCGGTGGGCGAGCAGCCTTATCTGACCGCCATGCGCCGGGGCGGGGGGCGGATTGCCGCCCAGATCACCGGCGCCCATCTGGGCGAAATCCAGATTGAACTGGCCCCGGCCGAGGAGCGCACCATCAGTGCCGTGGAAATTGCCAACCGCTGGCGGGAGCTGACGGGTCCTGTTCCAGATGCGGTGGAACTGACCTTTACCGGCACGCTCTTTACTCCCGGCGATCCCATCAACGTGCAATTTTCCGGCCCGGACATGGAGGAGTTGCGCCAGGTGGCGGAACAATTCAAGGAACGCCTGGCAGGCTTCACCGGCGTCAAGGACATTTCAGACACCTATCGGGCCGGCAAACAGGAAATCAAACTGCGCATCAAACCGGAGGCGGAGGCGTTGGGGTTGACGCTGAGTGATTTGGGGCGGCAGGTGCGCCAGGCGTTTTATGGCGAGGAGGCTCAGCGCATTCAACGCGGACGTGATGAAGTCAAGGTCATGGTGCGTTACCCAGCCCAGGCGCGACGCTCGTTGGGAGATCTGGAGGAATTGCGCATTCGGGCCCCTGGTGGCGTCGAAGTGCCTTTCGCGCAAGTGGCGGAGGCTCGTCCCGGCCAGGGCTTTGCCACCATTACGCGGGTCAACCGGCAGCGCGCCATCAGCGTAACGGCGGACGTGGACGTCAGTCAGGCCAACGCCAATGAAATCAACCGTGAGTTGCGGGATCGAGTGTTGCCCGAGCTCCTGGCCGAGCATCCGGCGGTGCGCTTCAGTTTTGAGGGCGAACGACGGGAACAGGGCGAGACCTTGGGTGGGGTGATGCGTGGGCTGGTTGTGGCGCTATTGTTGATCTACGCGTTGCTGGCCATTCCTTTGGCCAGTTACTTGCAACCGTTCATCATCATGGCGGCCATTCCTTTCGGGTTTGTGGGCGCGGTCTATGGCCACGTTTTGATGGGGCTCGACCTGACCATTCTGAGCATGTTCGGATTGGTGGCGCTGGCAGGGGTGGCGGTCAATGACAGTCTGGTGATGGTGGATTTCATCAATCGCTATCGCGCGGAGGGGCATAGCGTGAGCGAAGGAGTCCGGCAGGCGGGGGTGGCGCGCTTCCGGGCCATTTTGCTCACCTCATTGACCACCTTTGCCGGCCTCTTCCCGCTCATCATGGAAAAAAGTTTGCAGGCCAAATTCCTGATCCCCATGGCCGTTTCGCTGGCGTTTGGGGTGATTTTCTCGACTTTTGTTTCATTGATTTTGGTGCCGGTGTTGACGGTCATTTTCCATGACCTGCGCCGCTGGATTTTGCCGGGAAGCACTGCCCCGCTGAATGGCGTGGGGGGGCCTTCTCAACCGCCGCAGCCCGTCTAG
- a CDS encoding PTS sugar transporter subunit IIA → MPFREMSLNEVADYLHLQPQDVETLVKRQEIPHEKRGGRIIFRRAEVDAWASQRILGLEAKPLKEYHARSTAATRRLVPGEELMPWLVKPAYVAPNLKGKTRSSILRELVKLADATGLVSDPEELLKSLEEREALCPTGLPGGLAVPHPRHHLPYMFTDSFLLVARSVQDIPFGAPDGEPTRLFFLLACQDERLHLHTLARICLMAQKTGLVAQLLEAPDAETMYQSLVACEKEALQLKND, encoded by the coding sequence ATGCCGTTTCGTGAAATGAGCCTGAATGAAGTGGCTGACTACCTGCACCTGCAACCGCAGGACGTGGAAACCCTGGTCAAACGCCAGGAAATTCCCCACGAAAAACGCGGCGGGCGCATTATCTTCCGGCGGGCCGAAGTGGACGCCTGGGCCTCGCAACGCATCTTGGGACTGGAGGCCAAACCTTTGAAGGAATACCACGCCCGCAGCACAGCCGCCACGCGCAGACTGGTGCCCGGCGAAGAACTCATGCCGTGGCTGGTCAAGCCGGCTTACGTGGCCCCGAATTTGAAGGGAAAAACGCGTTCCTCCATTCTGCGCGAGCTTGTCAAACTGGCCGATGCCACAGGTCTGGTTTCCGATCCCGAGGAGTTGCTCAAGAGTCTGGAGGAGCGGGAAGCGCTCTGCCCCACCGGCCTGCCCGGCGGTCTGGCCGTGCCGCACCCGCGGCATCACCTCCCTTATATGTTTACCGACTCCTTTCTACTAGTCGCCCGCAGTGTGCAGGACATTCCATTTGGGGCACCCGACGGCGAGCCTACCCGTTTGTTTTTTCTTCTGGCCTGCCAGGACGAGCGACTGCACCTTCACACCCTGGCCCGCATCTGCCTGATGGCGCAAAAAACCGGCTTGGTGGCACAATTGCTGGAGGCACCGGATGCAGAAACGATGTACCAAAGTCTAGTTGCCTGCGAGAAGGAGGCCCTTCAGCTTAAAAACGATTAG
- a CDS encoding L-histidine N(alpha)-methyltransferase, which translates to MFWAADIHESVSPSVRQGIVQQALKDRVIPAALHYETPRQAQKWLELHKAFSPAHREEGGAANYRHASGRLAAQLPAREVVVIGLGCGSGFKDRLLVQACLDCGLTVHYAPVDISLPLVLSAARAVQPLIQARGGKLFPLVCDLTAEEDWRSWWQPKVPSGAVGVITFYGLLPTLPPREVQQVLARWLAPDSWLLLSANLIPQPGHAVSLQQVLPQYDNEPTRQWLGLLLEDLGVPGEAGRLHFQVEILSGCPSVWAIVANWQCLQPLDLVVGEIPFHFEAMARLRLFSSFRYTTSQVEELLQPLGQTRVESWLDSTGEEGVFLCVGRQGRILPNRF; encoded by the coding sequence ATGTTTTGGGCGGCCGACATTCACGAAAGCGTAAGCCCCAGCGTGCGGCAGGGGATTGTGCAGCAAGCGTTGAAAGACCGGGTCATCCCTGCGGCTTTGCATTACGAAACACCGCGCCAGGCCCAGAAATGGCTTGAATTGCACAAGGCTTTTTCACCTGCCCACCGGGAGGAGGGGGGCGCAGCCAATTACCGGCATGCCAGTGGCCGGCTTGCGGCGCAACTACCTGCAAGGGAGGTGGTGGTTATCGGGTTGGGGTGTGGCAGCGGCTTCAAGGACAGATTGCTGGTCCAGGCATGCCTGGATTGCGGCCTCACCGTTCATTATGCGCCGGTGGACATCAGTCTGCCCCTGGTTTTGTCTGCGGCCCGGGCCGTGCAGCCATTGATCCAGGCGCGAGGTGGCAAACTTTTTCCCCTCGTGTGCGATTTGACCGCGGAGGAAGATTGGCGGTCCTGGTGGCAGCCCAAAGTGCCGTCCGGCGCCGTGGGCGTGATCACCTTTTACGGGTTACTGCCCACTTTGCCGCCAAGGGAAGTCCAGCAGGTCCTGGCCCGCTGGCTGGCCCCTGATTCCTGGTTGCTGCTGAGCGCCAATTTAATTCCCCAGCCCGGGCATGCCGTCAGCCTGCAACAGGTCCTGCCGCAGTATGACAATGAGCCAACCCGCCAATGGCTGGGCCTCTTGCTGGAAGATCTGGGTGTGCCCGGCGAAGCGGGACGCCTTCATTTCCAGGTTGAGATATTGTCTGGCTGTCCATCGGTATGGGCGATTGTGGCCAACTGGCAATGCCTGCAACCTCTGGATTTGGTGGTGGGGGAAATCCCTTTCCATTTTGAAGCAATGGCGCGTTTGCGGCTGTTTTCTTCCTTTCGTTATACCACCTCCCAAGTGGAGGAACTGTTGCAGCCCCTGGGACAAACGAGGGTTGAATCTTGGCTTGATTCAACTGGGGAAGAAGGTGTTTTTCTTTGTGTCGGGAGGCAGGGAAGAATCCTCCCTAATCGTTTTTAA
- the proB gene encoding glutamate 5-kinase: MRAKVLQNITRIVVKLGTGILTNAARQPDAAQMEQLTRQVALLRKSGKEVVMVSSGAVGAGMGVLGFARRPTELADLQACAAVGQSRLMAAYESFFSREGLAVAQVLLTHDDLEDRERHLNARNTLLALLRHPNIVPIINENDAVSVTELKFGDNDKLSALVATLLPADLLVILTSVDGVIENFGKPNARTLSLIENIDASLERLAGGTDSETAVGGMKTKIQAARIVVRSGIPLVIASGRKKNTLQNILQGLNEGTLFVPKPSKLTGRKRWIAFFHHPRGSLLVDDGAKKSLRENGRSLLPAGIARCEGDFHAGEVVRICDLDGTEFARGISRFPADQIRARQCGRTEVVHRDDMVIL; encoded by the coding sequence ATGCGAGCAAAGGTTTTACAAAACATCACCCGCATCGTGGTGAAATTGGGCACGGGCATCTTAACCAATGCCGCCCGGCAGCCGGATGCCGCCCAGATGGAGCAGTTGACCCGGCAGGTGGCTCTTTTGCGCAAATCAGGCAAAGAAGTGGTCATGGTCTCCAGCGGGGCTGTGGGCGCCGGCATGGGCGTGCTGGGATTTGCCCGGCGTCCCACGGAGCTGGCTGATTTGCAGGCCTGCGCGGCGGTGGGACAAAGCCGCCTGATGGCAGCCTACGAGTCGTTTTTCAGCCGGGAGGGGCTGGCTGTGGCACAAGTGCTGTTAACGCACGATGATTTGGAGGATCGCGAGCGCCATCTCAACGCCCGCAATACGCTGCTGGCCCTGCTGCGTCACCCCAACATCGTTCCCATCATCAACGAAAACGACGCCGTCTCGGTCACGGAGCTGAAATTTGGCGACAACGATAAGCTGTCCGCGCTGGTCGCCACACTGCTGCCAGCGGACTTGTTGGTAATTCTGACGTCGGTGGACGGCGTGATCGAGAACTTTGGCAAACCCAATGCACGCACCTTGTCCCTCATCGAAAACATTGACGCCTCGCTGGAGCGCCTGGCCGGCGGCACGGACAGCGAGACCGCCGTGGGGGGCATGAAAACCAAGATCCAGGCTGCACGCATCGTTGTGCGTTCCGGCATTCCGCTGGTGATTGCCTCGGGGCGGAAGAAAAATACCCTGCAGAACATTTTGCAAGGTTTGAATGAAGGCACGCTTTTTGTGCCCAAACCCTCCAAATTGACCGGGCGCAAGCGTTGGATTGCCTTTTTCCATCATCCCCGCGGTTCGTTGTTGGTGGACGACGGCGCCAAAAAAAGTCTGCGGGAAAATGGGCGCAGCCTCCTGCCGGCCGGCATTGCCCGCTGTGAAGGGGATTTCCACGCCGGCGAGGTGGTGCGCATTTGTGATCTGGACGGCACGGAATTTGCCCGCGGCATCAGCCGTTTTCCCGCGGATCAAATCCGCGCCCGGCAGTGCGGACGCACCGAGGTGGTACACCGCGATGACATGGTGATCCTCTAA
- the mtnA gene encoding S-methyl-5-thioribose-1-phosphate isomerase has translation MKVQLHGQVQQYRTVSFDVQRNVVRLIDQRLLPHEFRLVELKDYQETAQAIKDMVVRGAPAIAATAAYGLAQGVRAFQENQGVPLADYVHHVENTLARARPTAVDPQNAIQTVLRFMKAGRSLAEQQALALQVAEQFAQASVEECLALGRHGAPLIKEGMRILTHCNAGWLACVDVGTATAPLYAAHQAGRRFHVFCDETRPRCQGASLTAWELHQEGISHEVIADNAAGHLMQRGEIDLVIVGSDRTLGRTGQVANKIGTYTKAVLAHRHNIPFYVAIPLSTLDWRMKDGLAIPIEEREEEEVLGAWGVPPGKPADQRCYVRIANPGSHARNPGFDVTPPELITGIITPVGIFRPQELWENRHRLGGPVE, from the coding sequence ATGAAGGTTCAACTGCACGGCCAGGTTCAGCAATATCGCACCGTCAGTTTTGACGTTCAACGCAATGTGGTGCGGCTGATTGACCAGCGCCTGCTTCCCCATGAATTCCGCCTGGTGGAGCTGAAGGATTACCAGGAAACTGCGCAGGCCATCAAAGACATGGTGGTGCGGGGGGCGCCGGCGATTGCCGCCACGGCGGCCTACGGTCTGGCTCAAGGGGTGCGTGCCTTTCAGGAAAACCAGGGAGTGCCGCTCGCCGACTATGTGCATCATGTGGAAAACACCCTGGCCAGGGCGCGGCCCACCGCCGTGGACCCTCAGAATGCCATCCAAACAGTTCTGCGCTTCATGAAGGCTGGCCGTTCCTTGGCCGAGCAGCAGGCGCTCGCGCTCCAGGTCGCCGAGCAGTTTGCACAAGCCAGTGTGGAGGAGTGCCTGGCCCTTGGCCGCCACGGCGCCCCCCTGATCAAGGAGGGCATGCGGATTCTCACCCATTGCAACGCCGGCTGGCTGGCCTGTGTGGATGTGGGCACCGCCACCGCGCCGCTGTATGCCGCGCACCAGGCGGGGAGGAGATTCCATGTATTCTGCGACGAAACCCGCCCCCGCTGCCAGGGGGCAAGTTTAACGGCCTGGGAATTGCATCAGGAAGGCATCTCCCATGAGGTCATTGCGGACAATGCCGCCGGCCATTTGATGCAGCGCGGCGAGATTGACCTGGTCATTGTGGGCAGCGATCGCACGTTGGGGCGCACCGGACAGGTGGCCAACAAAATTGGCACCTACACCAAGGCCGTCCTGGCGCATCGCCACAACATCCCCTTCTACGTGGCCATTCCCCTGTCCACCCTGGACTGGCGCATGAAGGATGGACTGGCCATTCCCATTGAAGAACGGGAGGAGGAGGAGGTTTTGGGGGCGTGGGGTGTGCCGCCCGGAAAACCAGCGGATCAGCGTTGTTATGTGCGCATTGCCAACCCGGGCAGCCACGCCCGCAATCCCGGATTCGATGTTACTCCCCCCGAGCTGATCACAGGCATTATTACGCCGGTGGGAATTTTCCGTCCCCAAGAGTTGTGGGAGAATCGTCACCGGCTCGGCGGCCCGGTGGAATAA
- a CDS encoding sugar phosphate isomerase/epimerase, translating into MRFAICNEIYQGWAMEDAMAHAKKTGYEGFEIAPFTMGNYVTQVSPGERQRVREMAQKHGLVLTGIHWVLVGAEGMYLTSPEEEVRRKTSQYFVELVKFCADLGGKVVVLGSPKQRSLLPGVTFEQAWEWATECLRPAVKAAEDRAVTVCFEPLAPMETNFVNRAEDAIRFAHQFHSPAMKIILDVKAMCGETKPIPQIIRESKGEFVYFHANDRNLKGPGFGDTDFRPIAAALREVGYDGWVSVEVFKFEEGADVIATRSLEYLRQVFQEPAAV; encoded by the coding sequence ATGCGCTTCGCCATTTGCAACGAAATCTACCAGGGCTGGGCCATGGAGGATGCCATGGCGCATGCGAAAAAGACCGGTTACGAGGGCTTTGAAATTGCTCCCTTTACCATGGGCAATTATGTGACACAGGTCTCGCCCGGGGAGCGTCAACGGGTGCGTGAAATGGCCCAAAAACATGGCCTCGTTCTGACCGGCATACATTGGGTGCTGGTGGGGGCGGAAGGCATGTATCTCACCAGCCCGGAGGAGGAAGTGCGCCGCAAGACCTCCCAGTATTTTGTGGAGCTGGTCAAGTTCTGCGCGGATTTGGGGGGCAAGGTGGTGGTGCTTGGTTCTCCCAAACAGCGGAGCCTGTTGCCGGGTGTGACTTTTGAGCAAGCCTGGGAGTGGGCCACCGAATGCCTGCGCCCGGCGGTAAAAGCGGCCGAGGATCGCGCGGTGACCGTATGTTTTGAGCCGCTGGCGCCCATGGAGACGAATTTTGTCAACCGGGCGGAGGATGCCATTCGTTTTGCGCATCAATTTCACAGCCCCGCCATGAAAATCATTCTGGATGTCAAGGCGATGTGCGGTGAAACCAAGCCCATCCCGCAGATTATCCGGGAATCCAAAGGCGAGTTTGTTTATTTCCATGCCAATGACCGGAATCTCAAGGGGCCGGGATTTGGCGACACGGATTTCCGCCCCATCGCCGCCGCGCTGCGTGAGGTGGGCTACGACGGCTGGGTTTCAGTGGAGGTCTTCAAATTTGAAGAGGGGGCGGACGTGATTGCCACCCGCAGCCTGGAATACCTGCGGCAGGTGTTTCAGGAACCAGCAGCGGTGTGA